A region of Myxococcus stipitatus DSM 14675 DNA encodes the following proteins:
- a CDS encoding Mpo1-like protein — protein MSFADKLRAWMPLHENRASRAVHFVGAYMFIFALLVPLGLLRVPMGDLTLSAAHVLVLAVALYAFSLEWTAGLLMSLPLIPTLNAALSLGHLPGPTIAFIAVGVMVARFALVVGAHVVLEKKTHGLSLGGPLLFFIEPVYLLTVLLFGMGLKRELHARVMAGGPPAAPLAT, from the coding sequence ATGAGCTTCGCTGACAAGCTGCGCGCCTGGATGCCCCTGCACGAGAACCGCGCGAGCCGCGCCGTGCACTTCGTGGGCGCCTACATGTTCATCTTCGCCCTGCTCGTACCGCTCGGCTTGCTGCGCGTCCCGATGGGGGACCTGACGCTCTCCGCGGCGCATGTCCTGGTCCTGGCGGTGGCGCTCTACGCGTTCTCCTTGGAATGGACGGCGGGGCTCTTGATGAGCCTTCCGCTCATCCCCACGCTGAACGCGGCCCTGTCCCTGGGACACCTGCCGGGCCCCACCATCGCCTTCATCGCCGTGGGGGTCATGGTGGCGCGCTTCGCGCTCGTTGTCGGCGCGCACGTCGTCCTCGAGAAGAAGACGCATGGCCTGTCGCTCGGCGGGCCGCTGCTCTTCTTCATCGAGCCCGTCTACCTGCTCACCGTCCTCCTCTTCGGGATGGGGCTCAAGCGCGAGCTGCACGCGCGAGTCATGGCCGGGGGTCCTCCGGCGGCGCCCCTGGCGACCTGA
- a CDS encoding DUF962 domain-containing protein, translating into MLKAPITALFDEYYSSHQHPINRLTHKVAIPVIVLHIVTMLDWVKLVALPVLPGGVLTLGMVVWALAAIWYLRADVKLGLVVVAFMAACFPLGRMMPVWSVVAIAAFGWLIQLAGHSVWEKKSPSFLTNLVHALVGPLFFVAVLFGDYVLKPQPQNATPARA; encoded by the coding sequence ATGCTCAAGGCTCCCATCACCGCCCTCTTCGATGAGTACTACTCGTCGCACCAGCACCCCATCAACCGGCTGACGCACAAGGTGGCGATTCCGGTCATCGTCCTGCACATCGTCACGATGCTCGACTGGGTGAAGCTGGTGGCCCTCCCCGTGCTGCCCGGGGGCGTGCTGACGCTGGGCATGGTGGTGTGGGCCCTGGCAGCCATCTGGTACCTGCGCGCGGACGTCAAGCTGGGCCTCGTCGTCGTCGCCTTCATGGCGGCGTGCTTCCCCCTGGGCCGGATGATGCCCGTCTGGAGCGTGGTGGCCATCGCCGCGTTCGGCTGGCTCATCCAGCTGGCGGGGCACTCCGTCTGGGAGAAGAAGTCGCCGTCCTTCCTCACCAACCTGGTGCACGCGCTGGTGGGCCCGCTGTTCTTCGTCGCGGTCCTCTTCGGCGACTACGTCCTCAAGCCGCAGCCCCAGAACGCGACGCCGGCCCGCGCCTGA
- a CDS encoding GlsB/YeaQ/YmgE family stress response membrane protein has product MGIIAFIIVGFIAGLIARAILPGKQSMGLMATTLLGMVGSLLGGLVGSLFSRDGRLFELRPAGLIMSVVGAIVVLLIVGAVGRRRVHA; this is encoded by the coding sequence ATGGGGATCATCGCGTTCATCATCGTTGGCTTCATCGCGGGGCTCATCGCGCGTGCCATTCTCCCGGGCAAGCAGAGCATGGGACTGATGGCGACGACGCTTCTGGGCATGGTCGGCTCGCTGCTCGGTGGCTTGGTGGGGTCCCTGTTCTCGCGCGACGGGCGCCTCTTCGAGTTGCGGCCAGCGGGACTCATCATGTCCGTCGTGGGCGCCATCGTCGTGCTGCTCATCGTGGGCGCGGTGGGACGGCGCCGGGTCCACGCCTAG
- a CDS encoding 16S rRNA (uracil(1498)-N(3))-methyltransferase: MVRLFVPIPDPAPAEVALTGDRRHYVIHVLRLGEGDALEVFDGQGRSFVSRVVGVDPQTVRVELGPVRQAPARRAVSVLQGLPKGDKLEWVLQKGTELGAAAFLPVDTVRSVVKLEPRRAQERTARWTKIVEEAARQCRRDDVPRVESPLPLTAAARGLAPGTVVLVLDEEESAVPLGEAFRAAGAGTPVALVVGPEGGLAREEVEALKALGARAVTLGARILRTETAALAALAVMMHLDGDLG, translated from the coding sequence GTGGTTCGCCTCTTCGTCCCCATTCCGGACCCCGCTCCCGCCGAGGTGGCGCTGACGGGCGACCGTCGCCACTACGTCATCCACGTCCTGCGCCTGGGCGAAGGCGACGCGCTGGAGGTCTTCGATGGCCAGGGCCGCTCCTTCGTCAGCCGGGTGGTGGGCGTGGACCCGCAGACGGTGCGTGTGGAGCTGGGCCCCGTGCGACAGGCCCCCGCGCGCCGCGCCGTGAGCGTGCTCCAGGGGCTGCCCAAGGGCGACAAGCTGGAGTGGGTGCTGCAGAAGGGCACCGAACTGGGCGCCGCCGCCTTCCTCCCCGTGGACACGGTGCGCAGCGTGGTGAAGCTGGAGCCCCGCCGCGCCCAGGAGCGCACCGCGCGGTGGACGAAAATCGTGGAGGAGGCGGCGCGGCAGTGCCGCCGAGACGACGTGCCCCGCGTGGAGAGCCCGCTGCCGCTGACCGCGGCCGCGCGCGGACTGGCCCCTGGCACGGTGGTGCTGGTGCTGGACGAGGAGGAGTCCGCGGTGCCGCTGGGGGAGGCCTTCCGCGCGGCGGGCGCGGGCACGCCCGTGGCGCTGGTGGTGGGCCCCGAGGGAGGACTGGCGCGAGAGGAGGTGGAGGCGCTCAAGGCGCTGGGGGCTCGCGCCGTGACGCTGGGGGCTCGCATCCTGCGCACCGAGACGGCGGCGCTGGCGGCCCTCGCGGTGATGATGCATCTCGATGGGGACCTCGGTTAG
- a CDS encoding AraC family transcriptional regulator produces the protein MGPLLAYLRATGREPASLVERFGLPSDAGSLPEVSLPLSTLHAFLDAAEALSGDAFLGLHVAQRVPRGNYGLVEYIARASPTVRDTFRALARYMALLEPAWRASFTDDAEGGGTFAYGIPGEPLAYGRHASEYGLALFTHVGRQLTERAWNPRAVAFAHPAPPDITPLVEHFGVTPTFGGGRNALTLEATTLDLRVVGADPALLSVLEHAARGGVSSPQTPPDDAPEFVRAVRTGIRASLQEGPPPVGTVAKGLHVSPRTLQRRLTELGTSFQDEVDAVRRELAFQYLRDASLGVSQVAFLLGYSELSTFDRAFKRWTGMTPRVWRESAERP, from the coding sequence GTGGGTCCGCTCCTCGCGTACCTGCGCGCGACGGGCCGGGAGCCGGCGTCCCTGGTGGAGCGCTTCGGCCTGCCGAGCGACGCGGGCTCGCTCCCGGAAGTGAGCCTCCCGCTCTCCACGCTGCATGCCTTCCTGGACGCGGCGGAAGCCCTCTCGGGGGATGCCTTCCTGGGCCTGCACGTGGCCCAGCGCGTGCCTCGCGGCAACTACGGGCTCGTCGAGTACATCGCCCGCGCGTCGCCCACGGTGCGCGATACCTTCCGAGCCCTCGCGCGGTACATGGCCCTGCTCGAGCCCGCGTGGCGCGCGTCCTTCACCGACGACGCGGAGGGCGGCGGGACGTTCGCCTACGGCATCCCCGGCGAGCCTCTCGCGTACGGCCGCCACGCGAGTGAGTACGGGCTGGCCCTCTTCACCCACGTGGGCCGGCAGCTCACCGAGCGCGCCTGGAATCCGCGCGCCGTGGCCTTCGCCCACCCCGCGCCTCCGGACATCACCCCGCTGGTGGAGCACTTCGGAGTCACACCGACCTTCGGCGGCGGACGCAACGCGCTCACGCTGGAGGCGACCACGTTGGACTTGCGCGTGGTGGGCGCGGACCCCGCGCTCCTCTCCGTGCTGGAGCATGCGGCGCGCGGCGGTGTCTCCTCGCCTCAGACTCCGCCCGACGACGCGCCGGAGTTCGTGCGGGCCGTGAGGACGGGCATCCGCGCGTCGCTCCAGGAAGGTCCGCCCCCCGTGGGCACGGTGGCCAAGGGACTCCACGTCAGCCCGCGCACCCTCCAGCGCCGGCTCACCGAGCTGGGCACGTCCTTCCAGGACGAGGTCGACGCGGTGCGGCGGGAGCTCGCCTTCCAGTACCTGCGCGACGCCAGCCTGGGCGTCAGCCAGGTGGCCTTCCTCCTGGGCTACTCGGAGCTGAGCACGTTCGACCGGGCCTTCAAGCGCTGGACGGGGATGACGCCGCGCGTCTGGCGGGAGAGCGCCGAGCGGCCCTGA
- a CDS encoding RDD family protein, whose protein sequence is MSKCMKCGALLPPVGDCPACAKAAAQTTLPGVPSFLDRDLMIDRRAPGRAEGPAFAERSPAPPPAVAPLAGPLPPPAEPRVATPRNAPGIARPTPPGMTPAARPASGQPAWAQAQPQAPGGSGFPLNVPPPPASVQPSLSPMTPAYGTPSAARARAAAGPALPVVGPESVSPVADTLPGTPFTEPKAPAPSGLPRMGPAGHLQAAASGLPHAAGSAQQHAASGLPHAAGSAPSHAAAGLPHAAGSQPHAASGLPQAVGSQPRATSGLPQAVGSQPHAASGLPQAAGSAQQHAAASGQQRMAASGQQHVGGSGLPHAAASGQQRMGTPAQPQMPTSAQPHAATSGLPHMPSSGPSHLAASEGQHPAASSTGLPRMAPASGQPPMAAAPGQAPLSAALPGVARTESAASGLPQMAQAPSSHLHLEADSSGLPPMEPLDPASFSLPPLQSVAPAPGLPVMEQATPRAEKPRPQAAPSRSQPGVAEVHARPASLWRRLLSFSIDTAAIGGVAALYITLASSVTGVKSPEAGLSGLDGFVAWLRALHTVLLPGFFLVLLLALVYCAVAAFLWNGRTLGRLLLGLRLVDTHGLAPAPGRAIVRAMLSSVSFVLFLGGFWMALFDRRGQTLHDKLTSTFVVQPS, encoded by the coding sequence TTGTCCAAGTGCATGAAGTGCGGAGCGCTGTTGCCGCCCGTCGGAGACTGCCCCGCCTGCGCCAAGGCCGCCGCCCAGACCACTCTGCCGGGCGTGCCGAGCTTCCTCGACCGGGACCTCATGATCGACCGCCGGGCCCCCGGCCGCGCCGAGGGCCCCGCCTTCGCTGAGCGCAGCCCCGCGCCGCCGCCCGCCGTGGCCCCGCTCGCCGGTCCCCTTCCGCCGCCCGCCGAGCCGCGAGTGGCCACGCCGCGAAACGCGCCCGGAATCGCGAGGCCCACGCCCCCGGGCATGACGCCCGCGGCCCGGCCCGCCTCCGGTCAGCCCGCCTGGGCCCAGGCACAGCCCCAGGCGCCGGGGGGGAGTGGGTTCCCCCTGAATGTTCCGCCCCCGCCGGCCTCGGTGCAGCCGTCCCTGTCGCCGATGACGCCCGCCTACGGGACGCCGAGTGCCGCGCGTGCTCGGGCAGCGGCGGGTCCGGCGCTTCCCGTCGTGGGGCCGGAGTCGGTGAGCCCCGTCGCGGACACCCTCCCGGGCACACCCTTCACCGAGCCCAAGGCTCCGGCGCCGTCGGGCCTGCCCCGGATGGGGCCCGCGGGGCACCTCCAGGCGGCGGCTTCGGGTCTGCCGCACGCGGCGGGTTCGGCGCAGCAGCACGCCGCTTCGGGTCTGCCGCACGCGGCGGGTTCGGCGCCGTCTCACGCAGCGGCAGGGCTGCCGCACGCGGCGGGTTCTCAGCCTCACGCGGCTTCGGGTCTGCCGCAGGCCGTGGGTTCTCAGCCTCGCGCGACTTCGGGTCTGCCGCAGGCCGTGGGTTCTCAGCCTCACGCGGCTTCGGGTCTGCCGCAGGCCGCGGGTTCGGCGCAGCAGCACGCGGCGGCCTCGGGTCAGCAGCGCATGGCGGCCTCGGGTCAGCAGCATGTGGGGGGCTCGGGCCTGCCGCACGCGGCGGCCTCGGGTCAGCAGCGCATGGGGACTCCGGCGCAGCCTCAGATGCCGACCTCGGCACAGCCTCACGCGGCGACTTCGGGCCTGCCGCACATGCCCTCCTCCGGACCGTCGCACCTGGCGGCCTCCGAGGGGCAGCACCCCGCGGCGTCCTCGACGGGCCTGCCTCGCATGGCCCCCGCGTCGGGCCAGCCCCCCATGGCGGCGGCTCCGGGCCAGGCGCCGCTGTCGGCCGCCTTGCCAGGGGTGGCTCGCACGGAGTCGGCCGCGTCGGGTCTGCCCCAGATGGCGCAGGCCCCCTCGAGTCACCTCCACCTGGAGGCGGATTCTTCGGGTCTGCCCCCGATGGAGCCCTTGGACCCGGCCTCCTTCAGCCTCCCCCCGCTCCAGTCCGTGGCTCCCGCCCCGGGGCTGCCGGTGATGGAGCAGGCCACGCCCCGCGCCGAGAAGCCTCGCCCGCAGGCGGCGCCGTCCCGCTCCCAGCCCGGTGTCGCGGAGGTCCACGCGCGCCCGGCCTCCCTGTGGCGGCGGCTGCTCTCCTTCTCCATCGACACGGCGGCCATCGGCGGCGTCGCGGCGCTGTACATCACCCTCGCGTCCTCCGTGACGGGCGTGAAGTCCCCGGAAGCCGGCCTGTCCGGTCTGGACGGCTTCGTCGCCTGGCTGCGGGCTCTGCACACAGTGCTGCTGCCGGGCTTCTTCCTCGTGCTGCTCCTGGCGCTCGTGTACTGCGCGGTGGCGGCCTTCCTCTGGAACGGACGCACACTCGGACGGCTCCTGTTGGGCCTGCGCCTGGTGGACACACACGGGCTGGCCCCCGCCCCGGGGCGCGCCATCGTCCGGGCGATGCTCTCGAGTGTCTCCTTCGTCCTCTTCCTGGGCGGATTCTGGATGGCGCTCTTTGATCGCCGTGGACAGACGCTCCATGACAAGCTGACGTCCACTTTCGTCGTTCAACCGAGCTGA